From a region of the Bradyrhizobium sp. KBS0727 genome:
- a CDS encoding pirin family protein yields the protein MKTDAVFTRPNRAEKNSRQIALRTRGHSHGGVTRLVSPGDVGELIKPFVFLDYFDADPATAPKFGFHPHSGIATLTVILAGQAFYKETTGREGVIDTGGVEWMRAGSGVWHTGGMFGTERIKGFQLWVAMPPKLELAEPQSQYLGASDFHFAGPARVLAGEYGGVKSIVESPQGITYLDVRLKAGERWTFQPPRGHDVAWIASHQGIVTTSEQVSTGEVAVFEEGDQAIEFEALSDAGFILGSAVKHPYDLVTGHYSVHTNADSLRIGESNIADIGRRLHNQGVLAARR from the coding sequence ATGAAGACCGATGCAGTGTTCACGCGTCCGAATCGCGCTGAAAAGAATTCCCGGCAGATTGCTCTGCGCACGCGTGGACACTCGCATGGGGGCGTTACCCGACTGGTCAGTCCGGGCGACGTCGGTGAACTGATCAAGCCGTTCGTCTTTCTCGACTACTTCGACGCCGATCCCGCGACCGCACCCAAATTCGGCTTTCATCCCCATTCGGGAATTGCGACGCTGACCGTCATTCTGGCCGGGCAGGCCTTCTACAAGGAGACCACCGGCCGCGAAGGGGTCATCGACACCGGCGGTGTTGAGTGGATGCGCGCCGGTAGCGGCGTTTGGCATACCGGCGGAATGTTCGGCACGGAGCGGATCAAGGGCTTTCAGCTCTGGGTCGCGATGCCGCCCAAGCTCGAACTTGCCGAACCCCAGAGCCAATATCTTGGCGCTTCCGATTTCCATTTTGCTGGTCCGGCGAGGGTTCTCGCCGGCGAATACGGCGGTGTGAAAAGCATTGTCGAGTCGCCTCAAGGTATCACCTACCTCGATGTGCGCCTCAAGGCCGGGGAGCGCTGGACCTTTCAGCCGCCCAGGGGGCACGACGTCGCCTGGATCGCGTCGCACCAGGGCATCGTGACAACGTCGGAGCAGGTATCGACGGGCGAAGTCGCCGTGTTCGAGGAGGGAGATCAGGCGATCGAGTTCGAAGCGCTCTCCGATGCCGGCTTCATCCTCGGCTCTGCGGTCAAGCACCCTTACGACCTCGTGACCGGCCACTACTCCGTGCATACCAACGCCGATTCACTGCGCATCGGCGAGAGCAACATCGCCGATATCGGCCGTCGGCTGCACAACCAGGGCGTCCTGGCAGCAAGACGCTGA
- a CDS encoding TRAP transporter substrate-binding protein: MRKLILAAASVAAFALAGPAAAQAPIVIKFSHVVASDTPKGKAAEKFKELAEKYTNGKVKVEVYPNSTLYKDKEELEALQLGAVQMLAPSNSKFGPIGVKEFEVFDLPYILPDLTTLRKVTDGPLGARLLKLLDSKGMTGLAYWDNGFKEMSANKKLVTPADYKGVKFRIQSSKVLEAQFRALGSIPQVMAFGEVYQALQTGVVDGQENTWSNIYTQKMHEVQKFATVTNHGYIGYVVVVNKKFWDGLPADIRAELDKAMKEATAFGNGQSAKENEDALAEIKKAGKTEIVTLTPEQDAAMRKAMEPVYKDVAARVGQPLIDEFLKETGQAGH, from the coding sequence ATGCGTAAACTGATCTTGGCTGCGGCATCGGTCGCGGCATTCGCTCTGGCCGGTCCGGCCGCGGCGCAGGCGCCGATCGTGATCAAGTTCAGCCACGTGGTGGCTTCCGACACGCCCAAGGGCAAGGCGGCCGAAAAATTCAAGGAACTGGCCGAGAAATACACCAACGGCAAGGTGAAGGTCGAAGTCTACCCGAACTCGACGCTCTACAAGGACAAGGAAGAGCTGGAAGCGTTGCAGCTCGGCGCGGTGCAGATGCTGGCGCCGTCAAACTCGAAATTCGGCCCGATCGGGGTCAAGGAATTCGAGGTGTTCGATCTGCCCTACATCCTTCCCGACCTGACCACGCTGCGCAAAGTCACCGATGGTCCACTCGGCGCCAGGTTGCTCAAGCTGCTCGATTCGAAGGGAATGACCGGCCTCGCTTATTGGGACAACGGCTTCAAGGAAATGAGCGCCAACAAGAAGCTCGTCACCCCCGCCGACTACAAGGGCGTCAAGTTCCGCATCCAGTCGTCGAAGGTGCTCGAGGCGCAGTTCCGCGCGCTCGGCTCGATCCCGCAGGTGATGGCGTTCGGCGAGGTCTATCAGGCGCTGCAGACCGGCGTGGTCGACGGCCAGGAGAACACCTGGTCCAACATCTACACCCAGAAAATGCACGAGGTGCAGAAGTTCGCCACCGTCACCAACCACGGCTACATCGGCTACGTCGTGGTCGTGAACAAGAAGTTCTGGGACGGCCTGCCGGCCGACATCCGCGCCGAGCTCGACAAGGCCATGAAGGAAGCCACCGCTTTCGGCAACGGCCAGTCGGCGAAGGAAAACGAGGACGCGCTCGCCGAAATCAAGAAGGCCGGCAAGACCGAAATCGTCACGCTGACGCCGGAACAGGACGCCGCGATGCGTAAGGCGATGGAGCCGGTCTACAAGGACGTCGCTGCCCGGGTCGGCCAGCCGCTGATCGACGAGTTCCTGAAAGAGACCGGCCAGGCGGGCCACTGA
- a CDS encoding enoyl-CoA hydratase/isomerase family protein, whose protein sequence is MTTIRFERDGAIGNIVLANPPFNRLDLRFTEALRVAVHQASASDIRVLVVRAEGPHFSFGGEVREWPGKDVNWFRTFVAEINVSYRAIEMLKIPTVAVVHGVAFGGGFELALACDFLVAAENATLRCVEVTTAMLPIAGALQRIAERAGRARATRLAMLGEPISGREAGVLGIATHVVPENELSATAAALAGQLATGPTRSYAATRTLLKAWSSGGVAAADLVMLDIAMELYNGADAQRGFASTADAFDRDIEPPTLVFEGK, encoded by the coding sequence ATGACGACGATCCGATTTGAACGAGATGGCGCCATCGGAAATATTGTGCTGGCCAATCCGCCGTTTAACCGGCTGGACCTGCGCTTCACGGAAGCTCTGAGAGTGGCCGTGCACCAGGCCAGCGCAAGCGACATCCGCGTGCTTGTCGTTCGCGCCGAGGGGCCGCACTTCAGCTTTGGCGGCGAGGTGCGTGAATGGCCGGGAAAGGACGTCAACTGGTTCAGGACGTTCGTCGCCGAAATAAACGTCTCCTATCGCGCCATCGAGATGCTGAAGATACCGACGGTGGCCGTGGTGCACGGCGTCGCCTTCGGCGGCGGTTTCGAACTTGCGCTGGCGTGCGATTTTCTCGTCGCGGCCGAAAATGCGACCCTTCGCTGCGTCGAAGTGACGACGGCGATGCTGCCGATCGCCGGAGCCCTGCAGCGGATCGCCGAGCGTGCCGGGCGGGCTCGCGCAACGCGTCTCGCCATGCTCGGTGAGCCGATCTCCGGACGCGAAGCCGGTGTGCTCGGAATTGCGACCCATGTGGTGCCTGAGAACGAGCTTTCGGCAACGGCGGCTGCATTGGCCGGACAGCTCGCGACCGGGCCGACCCGGTCGTACGCCGCGACGCGCACGCTGCTCAAGGCCTGGTCGAGCGGAGGCGTCGCCGCCGCGGATCTGGTGATGCTCGATATCGCGATGGAGCTCTACAACGGTGCCGACGCCCAGCGCGGTTTTGCGAGCACAGCGGACGCTTTCGACAGGGACATTGAACCGCCAACGCTCGTCTTCGAAGGAAAATGA
- a CDS encoding DoxX family protein, with translation MSATSISSVRPSRRIGAWTLQGIIAAAFLAAGAAKLAGVPFMVDLFDQVGLGQWFRVVTGVVEVVGAVALLVPGLASLGALWLGGTMVGAVATHVLVLHTSPVPAIVLGVLNALVVYLRRDELVALLHRVRG, from the coding sequence ATGAGTGCAACTTCTATTTCATCCGTCCGTCCTTCCCGTCGTATCGGCGCCTGGACGTTGCAGGGCATCATCGCGGCGGCTTTCCTTGCGGCCGGCGCCGCCAAACTGGCCGGCGTTCCTTTCATGGTCGACCTGTTCGACCAGGTCGGACTCGGTCAGTGGTTTCGTGTCGTGACCGGCGTCGTGGAGGTGGTCGGCGCCGTCGCGTTGCTGGTTCCGGGCCTCGCTTCGCTCGGCGCCCTGTGGCTCGGCGGCACCATGGTCGGCGCTGTCGCAACCCATGTGCTCGTCCTGCACACCAGTCCGGTCCCGGCGATTGTTCTGGGAGTTCTCAACGCGCTGGTTGTCTACCTGCGGCGCGATGAGCTCGTTGCCTTGCTTCACCGGGTCAGGGGCTGA
- a CDS encoding TRAP transporter large permease, protein MSAALIFGLLFALMLTGMPISISLGLTVLTFLFTMTEVPIESVGLKLFSGLDNFGIMAIPFFILAGTFLTRGGVARRMIAFTTSLVGHLPGGLGLAGVAACAMFAAISGSSVATVVAIGSIMMPAMVEHGYPRRFGVGVISTSGALGILVPPSIILVLYGVSTNTSIGALFMAGIVPGIILALMLAAVTFVVALRNGYPKMPKATLGQQWTAFRESLWGLLLIGIVLGGIYGGIFTPTEAAAVAAVYAFFITVFVYKELKLTEVPKVLLQAASMSSMLLYIITNAVLFSFLMTHEQIPQEMAAWIIDKNFSVWMFLLVVNIILLLAGNVMDPSSILLIMAPILFPLATKLGIHPVHLGVLMIVNTEVGLCHPPVGLNLYIASSIAKMGISEITIAVLPWLCAMLAFLGLITYVPEISLWLPRLLGMV, encoded by the coding sequence ATGAGTGCGGCTCTCATCTTCGGACTGCTGTTTGCGCTGATGCTGACCGGCATGCCGATCTCGATTTCGCTCGGCCTCACCGTTCTGACCTTCCTGTTCACGATGACGGAAGTGCCGATCGAAAGCGTCGGGTTGAAGCTGTTTTCCGGCCTCGACAATTTCGGCATCATGGCGATCCCGTTCTTTATCCTCGCCGGTACCTTCCTGACCCGCGGCGGTGTCGCGCGGCGGATGATCGCGTTTACGACCTCGCTGGTCGGGCATTTGCCGGGCGGGCTGGGCCTCGCCGGCGTCGCGGCCTGCGCGATGTTCGCGGCGATTTCCGGATCGAGCGTCGCGACGGTAGTCGCGATCGGCTCGATCATGATGCCGGCGATGGTTGAACACGGTTATCCCAGGCGTTTCGGCGTCGGCGTGATCTCGACCTCGGGCGCACTCGGAATCCTGGTGCCGCCGTCGATCATCCTGGTGCTGTACGGCGTCTCGACCAACACCTCGATCGGGGCGCTGTTCATGGCCGGCATCGTGCCGGGTATCATTCTGGCGCTGATGCTGGCCGCGGTGACCTTCGTCGTCGCCCTGCGTAACGGCTATCCGAAGATGCCCAAGGCCACGCTCGGACAGCAATGGACCGCGTTCCGGGAAAGCCTCTGGGGCCTGTTGCTGATCGGTATCGTGCTCGGCGGCATCTATGGCGGCATCTTCACGCCGACGGAAGCGGCCGCCGTCGCCGCGGTCTATGCCTTCTTCATTACGGTGTTCGTCTACAAGGAACTGAAGCTCACCGAAGTGCCGAAGGTGCTGCTGCAGGCCGCGAGCATGAGCTCGATGCTGCTCTACATCATCACCAACGCGGTGCTGTTCTCGTTCCTGATGACGCACGAGCAGATCCCGCAGGAAATGGCCGCGTGGATCATCGACAAGAATTTCTCGGTCTGGATGTTCCTGCTCGTCGTCAACATCATCCTGCTGCTGGCGGGCAACGTGATGGATCCATCGTCGATCCTGCTGATCATGGCGCCGATCCTGTTTCCGCTGGCGACCAAGCTCGGCATCCATCCGGTTCACCTTGGCGTGCTGATGATCGTCAACACCGAGGTCGGCTTGTGCCATCCGCCGGTCGGCCTCAACCTCTACATCGCCAGCAGTATTGCCAAGATGGGGATCAGCGAGATCACGATCGCGGTGCTGCCGTGGCTGTGCGCGATGCTGGCCTTCCTCGGGCTGATCACCTACGTCCCGGAAATTTCGCTGTGGCTGCCGCGGCTGCTCGGGATGGTCTAG
- a CDS encoding TRAP transporter small permease, which translates to MLLRILDRLEEIIITSLMGAATVLIFVSVVHRFGTGISFLYPLFIQIHIAWAQELCIYMFIWMAKFGAAYGVRTGIHVGVDVLINRLNDRWRKAVILFGLFGGALFTAIVGTMGAKFVFELMQTDQVSPDLELPSWLVYACIPLGSYLMSFRFMQVMWTYWWTGDLPHHDASHVEGIETSKNAPIALGEA; encoded by the coding sequence ATGCTGCTACGTATCCTTGATCGGCTCGAGGAAATCATCATTACCTCGCTGATGGGCGCGGCGACGGTCCTGATCTTTGTTTCCGTCGTTCACCGGTTCGGCACCGGCATATCGTTCCTCTATCCGCTCTTCATCCAGATCCACATCGCCTGGGCCCAGGAGCTGTGCATCTACATGTTCATCTGGATGGCCAAGTTCGGCGCCGCCTATGGTGTGCGGACCGGCATCCACGTCGGCGTCGACGTGCTGATCAACCGGCTCAACGACCGCTGGCGCAAGGCTGTGATTCTGTTCGGCCTGTTTGGCGGCGCGCTGTTCACCGCCATCGTCGGCACCATGGGCGCCAAATTCGTCTTCGAGCTGATGCAAACCGATCAGGTCTCGCCCGATCTCGAATTGCCGAGCTGGCTGGTCTATGCCTGCATTCCGCTCGGCTCCTATCTGATGTCGTTCCGCTTCATGCAGGTGATGTGGACCTATTGGTGGACCGGCGATCTGCCGCACCATGATGCGTCCCATGTCGAGGGCATTGAAACCAGCAAGAATGCGCCCATCGCGCTCGGAGAAGCGTGA
- a CDS encoding CocE/NonD family hydrolase, with protein MIKERDIYVAMRDGTRLAVDVYRPDAPGKYPVLYASALHNKDIQGPDIADILPPQPAHAPLWFGPIEAGDTRRFIANGYVHVIAQPRGSAKSEGHYGHEDTDHYDLIEWITQQLWSDGKVGMVGISGFAGEQWRAAAQGHPALKAIFPYDACSAYGGMFGFRDFNPGGVLHSFPYLLDVFSTVHESRDRPAELPAAEEEFWHRAMRNPDYKQYINLYNILTQKGQRTFIMYLMMTHPWEPDGTVERAEETFRKIKIPFYTGSGAYAYTYKLHWLGAQHYFQSVNAPKKMLFTGPAHLERPFHQHHDEIIRWYDHWLKGQDTGIMEEPPVRYWLMGANEWRTGTDWPLPETQWTKYYLSHWETLSTEPPRPASEAGASAREPDVFTQMPVTRTTKVERLRYMTDPLPHDVTVAGPITLTLYAAIDQEDTNWIIVLKDVGPDVSVRTAREGERDVPSTLPERELTRGWLKASYRALDEKRSKPWEPFHKLTQDAIAPVKPGEVVEYKIQILATANQFKAGHRICLDITSVDVPTGTGAMTNVEYIPYHVCSSTTVTHKIYRDAERPSHLLLPLIPASVNQRTA; from the coding sequence ATGATCAAGGAACGGGACATTTACGTCGCCATGCGGGACGGCACGCGGCTGGCCGTCGACGTCTACCGCCCGGATGCGCCAGGCAAATACCCCGTGCTGTACGCGTCAGCACTGCACAACAAGGACATCCAGGGTCCTGACATCGCGGATATCCTGCCGCCGCAACCGGCGCACGCGCCGCTCTGGTTCGGTCCCATCGAGGCGGGCGACACACGCCGCTTCATCGCCAACGGCTATGTCCATGTGATCGCGCAGCCGAGGGGCTCTGCCAAATCGGAAGGACACTACGGCCACGAGGATACGGACCACTACGATCTGATCGAATGGATTACGCAACAACTCTGGTCAGACGGCAAGGTCGGAATGGTCGGCATCTCCGGATTTGCCGGAGAACAATGGCGCGCGGCCGCGCAGGGACATCCGGCGCTGAAAGCCATCTTTCCCTACGACGCGTGCAGCGCCTATGGCGGCATGTTCGGATTCCGCGATTTCAATCCCGGCGGCGTCCTTCATTCCTTCCCTTATCTGCTCGACGTCTTCAGCACGGTTCACGAGTCGCGCGACCGGCCCGCAGAACTTCCGGCCGCGGAGGAGGAGTTTTGGCACCGGGCCATGCGGAATCCCGACTACAAGCAGTACATCAACCTCTACAACATCCTCACGCAGAAGGGGCAGCGGACGTTCATCATGTATCTCATGATGACCCATCCGTGGGAGCCCGACGGCACCGTCGAGCGCGCGGAGGAGACGTTCAGGAAAATCAAGATACCGTTCTATACGGGCTCGGGAGCCTACGCCTACACCTACAAGCTCCACTGGCTCGGCGCGCAGCACTACTTCCAGAGCGTCAATGCGCCGAAGAAGATGCTGTTCACGGGGCCGGCCCACCTTGAGCGGCCGTTCCACCAGCATCACGACGAGATCATCCGGTGGTACGACCATTGGCTGAAGGGTCAGGACACCGGCATCATGGAAGAGCCGCCGGTTCGGTACTGGCTGATGGGCGCCAACGAATGGCGGACCGGAACGGACTGGCCGCTGCCGGAGACGCAGTGGACGAAATATTATCTATCCCATTGGGAGACGCTGTCGACCGAGCCGCCGCGCCCGGCCTCAGAGGCAGGCGCTTCCGCGCGCGAGCCCGATGTCTTCACGCAGATGCCGGTGACGCGCACGACCAAGGTCGAGCGGCTACGCTACATGACCGATCCCTTGCCGCACGACGTCACCGTCGCTGGCCCGATCACGCTGACGCTGTACGCGGCGATCGATCAGGAAGACACCAACTGGATCATCGTGCTCAAGGACGTCGGGCCCGACGTCTCCGTTCGAACCGCGCGTGAAGGTGAGCGCGATGTTCCCTCCACACTGCCCGAACGCGAACTGACACGAGGCTGGCTGAAGGCATCCTATCGGGCGCTCGATGAAAAGCGTTCAAAGCCCTGGGAGCCGTTCCACAAGCTCACGCAGGACGCCATCGCTCCCGTCAAGCCGGGCGAGGTGGTTGAGTACAAGATACAGATCCTCGCCACAGCGAACCAGTTCAAGGCGGGTCATCGGATCTGCCTCGACATCACCTCCGTGGATGTCCCGACCGGCACCGGGGCGATGACCAACGTCGAATACATCCCGTACCACGTCTGCAGCAGCACAACGGTGACCCACAAGATCTATCGGGATGCCGAGCGTCCGTCACATCTGCTGCTGCCGCTGATCCCCGCATCCGTCAACCAGCGCACTGCGTAA
- a CDS encoding Spy/CpxP family protein refolding chaperone: MRKFTIAAVAVLAIAGSTAVYAQHRHWSYGHMRMSPEDRAAFADARIAAVHAGLKLSADQEKLWPPVEAAVKDFAKLRIDRANARMNAPQDDASQKPEDPVARLRERADNMATSAAAMKKIADAADPLYKTLDDGQKRRLAVLTHMEHRFGGGEGWRHHGGMGGMGPDRGFDRDRDDGGRGRGLDRNRYDRDGGPDRGGGERL; the protein is encoded by the coding sequence ATGAGGAAGTTCACCATCGCCGCTGTCGCCGTGCTCGCCATCGCCGGCTCGACCGCCGTCTACGCCCAGCACCGCCATTGGTCCTACGGACATATGCGGATGAGCCCGGAGGACAGGGCGGCGTTCGCCGATGCGCGGATCGCAGCCGTTCATGCCGGCCTGAAGCTTTCGGCCGACCAGGAAAAGCTGTGGCCGCCGGTGGAAGCCGCGGTGAAGGATTTCGCCAAGCTGCGGATCGATCGCGCCAATGCGCGGATGAATGCGCCGCAGGACGATGCCAGCCAGAAGCCGGAAGATCCGGTCGCCCGCCTGCGCGAGCGCGCGGACAACATGGCGACCTCGGCTGCGGCCATGAAGAAAATCGCCGATGCGGCCGACCCGCTCTACAAGACGCTGGATGACGGCCAGAAGCGCCGCCTTGCCGTGCTGACCCATATGGAACACCGTTTCGGCGGCGGGGAAGGCTGGCGCCACCACGGTGGCATGGGCGGCATGGGCCCGGACCGCGGCTTTGACCGTGACCGCGACGACGGCGGCCGGGGTCGTGGTTTGGACCGGAATCGCTACGACCGCGACGGCGGCCCGGATCGGGGCGGCGGCGAGCGGCTCTAG
- a CDS encoding LysR family transcriptional regulator: protein MLDAVSLDQLRTFIAAVDEGSFSAASRKLLRAQSVVSETISKLEEQIGVQLFDRAGRYPKLTAAGSAVLGDARSIIAGVDQLKARAKGMSAGLEPELSVVIDVFYPIDAITQVAKEFRQNYPGVALRIYVEALGGAIKPVLDGRCSIGVIGSLPVIPDTLAYERLPGIAFLMVAARDHALASYRGKIPRAVLGKHTQIVLTDRSELSSGREFGVMSSATWRLADLFAKHHFLLHGLGWGGMPLHAVRKDLEEGRLAVLPIEDVPPDGLMLPMSAVWQTKSPPGPAGRWFVDRLKQFPVDTGKVPKPPVTRKKAGRSKNT, encoded by the coding sequence ATGCTCGACGCTGTCTCTCTCGATCAATTGCGTACGTTCATCGCCGCGGTCGATGAAGGAAGCTTTTCTGCCGCCTCCCGCAAACTATTGCGCGCGCAGTCCGTTGTCAGCGAGACCATCAGCAAGCTCGAGGAACAGATCGGCGTGCAGCTGTTCGACCGCGCCGGCCGCTACCCCAAACTCACCGCGGCGGGATCGGCCGTTCTGGGCGATGCGCGCAGCATCATCGCCGGGGTCGACCAGCTGAAGGCCCGGGCCAAGGGCATGTCGGCTGGTCTCGAGCCGGAATTGTCCGTGGTAATCGACGTCTTCTATCCGATCGACGCGATTACCCAGGTGGCCAAGGAGTTTCGGCAGAACTACCCGGGCGTGGCGCTGCGCATCTATGTCGAGGCGCTCGGAGGAGCCATCAAGCCCGTGCTCGATGGCCGTTGCAGCATCGGCGTGATCGGATCACTGCCGGTGATTCCGGATACGCTGGCCTATGAGCGGTTGCCCGGTATCGCGTTTCTCATGGTTGCCGCCCGCGATCATGCGCTGGCTTCCTACCGGGGCAAAATTCCCAGGGCGGTTCTTGGAAAACATACCCAGATTGTTCTCACCGACAGGTCGGAGCTGTCGTCGGGACGCGAATTCGGCGTCATGTCGTCTGCGACCTGGCGGCTCGCGGACCTCTTCGCCAAGCATCATTTTTTGCTCCACGGCCTGGGTTGGGGCGGCATGCCACTGCATGCCGTGCGCAAGGATCTTGAAGAGGGGCGCCTTGCCGTGCTGCCGATCGAGGACGTGCCCCCGGATGGTTTGATGCTGCCGATGTCGGCGGTGTGGCAGACCAAGTCACCGCCCGGACCCGCCGGCCGATGGTTTGTCGATCGCCTGAAGCAATTTCCGGTGGATACGGGCAAGGTACCGAAGCCGCCGGTCACCAGGAAGAAGGCCGGACGGTCCAAGAATACCTAG
- a CDS encoding DoxX family protein codes for MDVTRFLPLLGRLLIGLPFLMSGFGKLTAYGATTAYIGSVGLPLAPLGWAVAVAFEIGGGLLLVLGFRAREVAFGMAVFTLATAIFFHRNFADQNQMIHFLKNIMITGGLLQIAHFGAGRFSLDARDPKNVAGATT; via the coding sequence ATGGACGTCACGAGGTTTCTGCCCCTGCTTGGTCGCCTGCTCATCGGCCTGCCGTTTCTCATGAGCGGCTTTGGCAAGCTAACCGCCTATGGCGCAACGACGGCCTATATCGGCAGTGTCGGCTTGCCGCTTGCCCCGCTTGGCTGGGCGGTTGCCGTTGCCTTCGAGATCGGGGGCGGTCTGCTGCTGGTGCTCGGCTTTCGTGCGCGAGAGGTTGCGTTCGGCATGGCCGTGTTCACGTTGGCAACGGCCATCTTCTTTCACCGGAATTTCGCCGATCAGAATCAGATGATCCATTTTCTCAAGAACATCATGATCACCGGCGGGCTGCTGCAGATCGCGCATTTTGGCGCCGGACGCTTCAGCCTGGACGCGCGCGATCCGAAAAATGTTGCGGGCGCGACGACTTGA
- a CDS encoding TetR/AcrR family transcriptional regulator, whose product MPKKTRLATGRQERPRKRAEQQRSIETRAAILNAAISEFAERGFEGASIRAIADRLDLQHPLITYHYRSKDILWRAAAEHAFAQIRTEWDILAPEGSELSPLVRLRQEYTALFRYTVAFPEFHRFMRQEALTNNPRLKWLAETVLAPLLARLLPQIVEAQKRDLLPAVDPILFHYMMVSLTAALSEFGPEMQVTSGLSSDDTKVVEAYWRLVDETVFGEEPKTDRATARTR is encoded by the coding sequence ATGCCGAAGAAAACCAGACTGGCTACCGGGCGCCAGGAGCGCCCGCGCAAGAGAGCCGAACAACAGCGTTCAATCGAGACGCGGGCGGCGATCCTTAATGCCGCCATCTCGGAATTTGCCGAGCGAGGATTTGAAGGTGCGAGCATCCGCGCAATCGCGGATCGGCTCGATCTGCAACATCCGCTGATCACCTATCATTATCGCAGCAAGGATATTCTCTGGCGGGCCGCGGCCGAGCACGCCTTCGCGCAGATACGGACCGAGTGGGATATTCTGGCGCCAGAAGGATCTGAACTGTCGCCGTTGGTGCGGCTGCGCCAGGAGTACACGGCTCTTTTTCGGTATACCGTCGCGTTTCCTGAATTTCATCGGTTCATGCGCCAGGAAGCCTTGACGAATAATCCGCGGCTGAAATGGCTGGCGGAAACTGTCCTGGCTCCGCTTCTGGCGCGATTGCTGCCTCAGATAGTTGAGGCTCAGAAACGAGATCTCCTTCCCGCAGTCGATCCGATTCTTTTCCACTATATGATGGTCAGCCTTACCGCCGCGCTTTCGGAATTTGGTCCTGAAATGCAAGTTACGAGCGGACTGTCATCCGACGACACGAAGGTTGTCGAAGCGTATTGGCGCCTGGTTGACGAGACGGTCTTCGGAGAGGAGCCGAAGACAGATCGCGCAACGGCAAGGACGCGCTGA